A region from the Canis lupus dingo isolate Sandy chromosome 9, ASM325472v2, whole genome shotgun sequence genome encodes:
- the AJM1 gene encoding apical junction component 1 homolog has translation MTRTDPPDLLVSTVYQDIKVAAPGPASRRPPCERSVAPPAVPAPFNKRHCRSFDFLEALDGVAMEARMEPPPPEPAAQRSRPRDADPRRRARSKSAPRAPPGLAPAPASPPVLPRRGREAQRTARAEASPHREPAYPALRALANELHPIKLQPQRGVPGRIAPLCAATGRCAPPEPPAGPAPHVRCRLDIKPDDAVLQHTARGSRSCGPTETTPWARAAPQFHGLTVPGPRHMALSRTPTPSDTYCADPRALYCDGPLPGPRDYTERRGPSFTTPPGPTQFFYTEEPEGHPGSFPASPGPPFDSYYGRPFPPEEPPVPSPRRGSSYYAGEVRTFPVQEPPSRSYYGEATRAYGPPCGPRYAPEDPRAHPALHHFYTEDFGRYRDRDALARTYPHPRSSPAWVDWGLRPYRTLQVVPPPDPGPLLASWHGGTGTSPPRLATDSRHYSRSWDNILVPGLRREDPLGRGRSYENLLGRETREPQGASPEGRRAPVVVNLSTSPRRYAALSLSETSLSEKSRVGEGLGRNWYVTPEITITDNDLRAAERPTARGWELPGGRTRPTPPAAPEAPTGGRQRSLEQLDELITDLVIDSRPPAGQAPEPAADGPGRQLRRLLDSRPAGPGAPALAPRSPPASAGSAEEPAGSGQAADASPEPSADEDDLMTCSNARCRRTETMFNACLYFKSCHSCYTYYCSRLCRREDWDAHKARCVYGRVGSVCRHVLQFCRDSGPVHRAFSRIARVGFLSRGRGVLFLGFPSPGSADNFLRFGLEGLLLSPTYLSLRELATHAAPLGSYARELAAAGRLYEPAECFLLSVSVAVGPGAAPPGSSARPAPAPRSPGPTVRKFAKVALAAGSPARPPPARGREPDMETLILTPPPGTAGLDQDGEAGRRAREVAFIHIQRELRLRGVFLRHEFPRVYEQLCEFVEANRRFTPTTIYPTDRRTGRPFMCMIMAASEPRALDWVASANLLDDIM, from the coding sequence ATGACCCGCACGGACCCACCAGACCTGTTGGTGTCGACCGTGTACCAGGACATCAAGGTGGCGGCCCCGGGGCCCGCATCGCGGCGCCCACCATGTGAGCGCTCCGTGGCCCCGCCGGCTGTGCCCGCGCCTTTCAACAAGCGCCACTGCCGCAGCTTCGACTTCCTGGAGGCGCTGGACGGGGTGGCCATGGAAGCCCGCATGGAGCCGCCGCCCCCGGAGCCCGCCGCGCAGCGCTCCCGGCCCCGCGACGCGGATCCCCGGCGCCGCGCCCGCTCCAAGAgtgcgccccgcgcgcccccgggcCTGGCGCCCGCTCCCGCCTCACCGCCCGTGCTGCCGCGCCGAGGCCGGGAAGCCCAGCGGACTGCGCGGGCGGAGGCTTCGCCACACCGGGAGCCAGCGTACCCCGCGCTGCGCGCACTCGCCAACGAGCTGCACCCCATCAAGCTGCAGCCGCAGCGGGGCGTCCCTGGCCGCATCGCGCCCCTGTGCGCCGCCACCGGCCGCTGTGCGCCCCCGGAGCCGCCCGCCGGGCCCGCACCCCACGTCCGCTGCCGCCTGGACATCAAGCCCGACGATGCGGTGCTGCAGCACACTGCCCGGGGCTCGCGGTCCTGCGGGCCGACGGAGACCACGCCCTGGGCACGCGCCGCCCCGCAGTTCCACGGCCTCACGGTGCCCGGGCCGCGTCACATGGCGCTGTcgcgcacccccacccccagtgacACGTACTGCGCGGATCCCCGGGCGCTGTACTGCGATGGCCCGCTGCCTGGGCCCCGGGACTACACAGAGCGCCGTGGCCCGTCCTTCACCACGCCTCCAGGCCCCACCCAGTTCTTCTACACGGAGGAACCCGAGGGCCACCCCGGCAGCTTCCCCGCCAGCCCGGGGCCGCCCTTCGACAGCTACTACGGCAGGCCCTTCCCGCCGGAGGAGCCCCCCGTCCCCAGCCCCAGGCGCGGCAGCAGCTACTATGCAGGGGAAGTGCGCACCTTCCCAGTCCAGGAGCCGCCCTCCCGGTCCTACTATGGGGAGGCCACCCGAGCCTACGGCCCTCCCTGCGGCCCACGCTATGCTCCCGAGGACCCGCGGGCCCACCCCGCTCTCCACCACTTCTACACAGAGGACTTCGGACGGTACCGCGACCGCGACGCCCTGGCTCGGACTTACCCACACCCGCGCAGCAGCCCCGCCTGGGTCGACTGGGGCCTGCGGCCTTACCGCACCCTGCAGGTGGTGCCTCCCCCGGACCCTGGCCCCCTGCTCGCCTCTTGGCACGGGGGCACCGGCACCAGCCCACCCCGGCTGGCCACTGACAGCCGCCACTACTCTCGCTCCTGGGACAACATCCTGGTGCCTGGGCTGCGCCGGGAGGACCCCCTGGGCCGGGGCCGCAGCTACGAGAACCTGCTGGGGCGCGAGACACGGGAACCGCAGGGTGCATCCCCTGAAGGCCGGCGTGCCCCGGTTGTTGTGAACCTGTCCACCTCGCCCAGACGCTATGCAGCACTGTCACTGTCCGAGACCTCGCTGTCGGAGAAGAGCCGCGTGGGCGAGGGCCTGGGCCGCAACTGGTACGTCACACCTGAGATCACCATCACCGACAACGATCTGCGCGCCGCGGAGCGCCCgactgccaggggctgggaattGCCAGGGGGGCGAACCCGGCCGACCCCACCCGCCGCCCCCGAAGCCCCCACCGGTGGCCGCCAGCGCAGCCTCGAGCAGCTGGACGAGCTCATCACCGACCTGGTCATCGACTCTCGGCCCCCCGCCGGCCAAGCCCCGGAGCCCGCGGCGGATGGGCCGGGCCGCCAGCTGCGCCGCCTGCTGGACTCTCGGCCCGCGGGTCCCGGGGCCCCCGCGCTGGCTCCGCGATCGCCCCCTGCGTCAGCCGGCAGCGCCGAGGAGCCCGCGGGCTCGGGACAGGCGGCCGACGCGTCCCCGGAGCCCAGTGCGGATGAGGATGACCTGATGACGTGCTCCAACGCGCGCTGCCGGCGCACCGAGACCATGTTCAACGCCTGCCTCTACTTCAAGTCCTGCCACAGCTGCTACACCTACTACTGCTCGCGCCTGTGCCGCCGCGAGGACTGGGACGCACACAAGGCGCGCTGCGTGTACGGCCGCGTGGGCAGCGTGTGTCGCCACGTACTGCAGTTCTGCCGGGACAGCGGCCCAGTGCACCGCGCCTTCTCGCGCATCGCCCGTGTGGGCTTCTTGTCGCGCGGTCGCGGCGTGCTCTTTCTGGGCTTCCCGAGCCCGGGCTCTGCTGACAACTTCCTGCGCTTCGGCCTCGAGGGGCTGCTGCTGTCGCCCACCTACCTGTCGCTGCGCGAGCTGGCCACGCACGCAGCGCCCCTGGGCAGCTATGCGCGCGAGCTGGCGGCCGCCGGGCGCCTCTACGAGCCGGCCGAGTGCTTCCTGCTCAGCGTGTCGGTGGCCGTGGGCCCCGGCGCCGCGCCCCCCGGCTCCtccgcccggcccgcgcccgcgccgcgcAGCCCTGGGCCCACCGTACGCAAGTTCGCCAAGGTGGCGCTGGCGGCCGGCAGCCCCGCGCGTCCGCCCCCGGCTCGGGGTCGCGAGCCCGATATGGAGACGCTGATCCTGACCCCGCCGCCCGGCACGGCGGGCCTGGACCAAGACGGCGAAGCCGGCCGGCGCGCGCGCGAGGTCGCCTTCATCCACATCCAGCGCGAGCTGCGGCTGCGCGGCGTCTTCCTGCGCCACGAGTTCCCGCGCGTCTACGAGCAGCTCTGCGAGTTCGTCGAGGCCAACCGGCGCTTCACGCCCACCACCATCTACCCCACGGACCGGCGCACCGGCCGCCCCTTCATGTGCATGATCATGGCGGCCTCCGAGCCGCGCGCGCTCGACTGGGTGGCCAGCGCCAACCTGCTAGATGACATTATGTGA